Proteins encoded by one window of Hylaeus volcanicus isolate JK05 chromosome 7, UHH_iyHylVolc1.0_haploid, whole genome shotgun sequence:
- the LOC128879936 gene encoding uncharacterized protein LOC128879936 encodes MEGEDECGGGVGVMEREGSKVEEAKRRGRPTKAEAWGRERTGSLGNIEDLLNRGKRKEREGEEEMEAREVEEIFKRSKKVERTPEKLGIGKAELEQMLRGLMEGMRKNIGEDLKKVGKGVEEGREEMLRQLSEMKESWERERAELRGKIEMLEKKVQRLELKEKKEEGGETGEEERRELSKKVRELVIRINKKEREGRRRNLIIKGVKVEGKGKEEVVEEIWGRIGVKEKVEEVRRIGKVDRKGRGLKNKEKDFWEGIKEWDVLVMCETWVGRREWEGIRNKATKGYVWELQYAVRRGKKGRAMGRMLIEAREGIKMMRVEREDEEEERIMARKIWLREEVWNMIGVYVNKDLQKKLERMREWMEEREKGVRVIVGGDLDYLIIRSDIRSDNPI; translated from the exons ATGGAGGGCGAAGATGAGTGTGGAGGTGGGGTAGGGGTAATGGAGCGAGAGGGGAGCAAGGTGGAGGAGGCGAAAAGGAGAGGAAGACCAACGAAGGCAGAGGCTTGGGGTAGGGAAAGAACGGGGAGTCTAGGGAATATAGAGGATTTGCTTAACAGAGGAAAGAGGAAGGAGAGGGAAGGGGAGGAGGAGATGGAAGCAAGGGAAGtagaggaaatatttaaaagaagtaagaaagtagaaagaacGCCAGAAAAGTTGGGGATAGGAAAAGCGGAATTGGAGCAAATGCTAAGAGGGTTGATGGAGGGAATGAGGAAAAATATTGGAGAGGATTTAAAGAAGGTAGGGAAGGGGGTGGAAGAGGGAAGAGAAGAAATGCTGAGGCAACTGAGCGAGATGAAAGAGAGCTGGGAAAGAGAAAGGGCAGAGCTAAGAGGGAAGATAGAAATGCTTGAAAAGAAAGTGCAAAGGTtagaattaaaagagaaaaaagaggaaggaGGGGAGACAGGTGAGGAGGAAAGGAGGGAGTTGAGTAAGAAGGTGAGGGAGTTggtaataagaataaataaaaaggagagGGAAGGGAGAAGAAggaatttgataataaaaggTGTGAAGGTGGAAGGGAAGGGGAAGGAAGAAGTGGTAGAAGAGATTTGGGGGAGGATAGGGGTGAAAGAGAAAGTAGAAGAAGTAAGGAGGATAGGCAAAGTGGATAGAAAGGGGAGAG GATTGAAGAACAAAGAGAAGGACTTTTGGGAGGGAATCAAAGAATGGGATGTACTGGTGATGTGTGAAACATGGGTGGGAAGAAGGGAGTGGGAGGGAATAAGAAATAAAGCGACGAAAGGATATGTGTGGGAATTACAATATGCGGTAAGAAGAGGGAAGAAAGGACGGGCTATGGGGAGAATGCTTATAGAGGCAAGGGAAGGAATCAAAATGATGAGAGTGGAAAGGGAGGATGAGGAGGAAGAGAGGATAATGGCTAGGAAAATATGGTTAAGGGAGGAGGTGTGGAATATGATAGGAGTATATGTGAATAAGGATTTGCAGAAGAAGCTGGAGAGAATGAGGGAATGGATGGAAGAAAGGGAGAAGGGGGTAAGGGTAATAGTGGGTGGAGATTTAGATTATCTGATCATCCGATCAGATATCCGATCAGATAATCCGATCTAA
- the LOC128879467 gene encoding tubulin gamma-1 chain, whose product MPCEMITLQLGQCGNQIGFEFWKKLCAEHGISAEGILEDYATEGTDRKDVFFYQSDDEHYIPRAVLLDLEPRVIHTIMNSPYSKLYNPENIYLSKHGGGAGNNWASGYHQGEKLQEEIFDILDREADGSDSLEGFVLCHSIAGGTGSGMGSFMLESLADRYPKKLIETYSVFPNQDEISDVVVQPYNSLLTLKRLTQCADCVVVLDNTALNRIALDRLHIQNPSFTQINQLVSTIMSVSTTTLRYPSYMNNDLVGLIAPLIPTPRLHFLMTGYTPLTTDQEGASVRKTSVLDVMRRLLQPKNMMVSTALDRNAFHCYISILNIIQGEVDPTQVHKSLQRIRERKLAQFIPWGPASIQVALSRKSPYIQSTHRVSGLMLANHTNISSLFDRALQQYDKLRKREAFLEQFRKEKMFEENLDELDNSREVVEYLVKEYQAATRVDYLSWNPNKAET is encoded by the exons ATGCCTTGTGAAATGATAACGTTGCAACTTGGCCAGTGTGGCAATCAAA ttgGATTTGAGTTTTGGAAGAAATTATGCGCAGAACATGGTATCAGTGCAGAAGGTATTTTAGAAGATTATGCGACGGAAGGAACTGACAGAaaagatgtatttttttacCAATCAGATGATGAACATTATATACCAAGGGCAGTATTATTAGATTTAGAGCCTAGAGTAATACATACGATTATGAATTCTCCATATTCAAAG tTATACaatccagaaaatatttatttatcaaaacaCGGAGGTGGTGCTGGGAATAACTGGGCATCTGGTTATCATCAAGGAGAGAAACttcaagaagaaatttttgatattttggaTAGAGAGGCTGATGGAAGTGATAGTCTAGAG gGATTTGTTCTATGCCATTCTATAGCAGGTGGTACAGGTTCGGGTATGGGTTCTTTTATGCTGGAATCTCTTGCAGACAGATatccaaaaaaattaattgaaacatatAGTGTTTTCCCAAACCAAGATGAAATAAg tGATGTAGTGGTACAGCcatataattctttattaacGCTGAAAAGATTGACACAATGTGCCGATTGTGTTGTTGTTTTAGACAATACTGCACTTAACAGAATAGCATTGGATAGACTTCATATTCAAAATCCCAGTTTTACACAAATCAATCAACTTGTATCCACGATAATGTCTGTTAGCACTACTACACTTCG ATATCCTTCTTACATGAATAATGATTTAGTTGGTTTAATTGCTCCGTTAATTCCAACACCACGTTTACATTTTCTCATGACGGGTTACACTCCACTTACTACAGATCAGGAA gGTGCCTCTGTGAGGAAAACTTCTGTATTAGACGTAATGAGGCGTTTACTGCAACCAAAAAACATGATGGTTTCTACAGCATTAGATAGAAACGCATTTCACTGttatatatctattttaaatatcattcag GGTGAAGTAGACCCAACACAAGTTCATAAGTCATTACAAAGGATTAGGGAACGAAAACTCGCACAATTTATACCGTGGGGTCCTGCTAGTATACAAGTAGCTCTTTCGAGAAAATCCCCGTACATACAAAGTACACATCGAGTATCTGGCTTAATGTTAGCTAATCATACAAACATATCATCG TTATTTGATCGTGCCTTACAACAATATGATAAACTGCGAAAGAGGGAAGCATTCTTGGAACAGTTTCGTAaagagaaaatgtttgaagaaaatttgGATGAGTTGGACAATTCTCGAGAAGTCGTTGAATATTTAGTAAAAGAATATCAAGCAGCTACACGAGTCGATTATTTGTCTTGGAATCCTAACAAAGCAGAAACATAA
- the LOC128879468 gene encoding tRNA (adenine(58)-N(1))-methyltransferase catalytic subunit TRMT61A isoform X1, translating to MKPKMSFNKVKEVIEEGDVVILYLGPNNMHSLEVTQKIVNKKGNMVDNIFQTIYGALKVFSLVGEKYGTKVQLSRGWGYVLQPTPELWTLTVPHRTQIIYSPDISLILYLMDLTPGNIIIETGTGSGSLSHALIRAVRPHGHLYTFEFHEQRVNVANTEFKRHGLSKFVTLGHKDVCIEGFGKELKNKVDAIFLDLPHPWLAIDHALCTLKESGGKLCSFSPCIEQVQRTCEKLISKEFIELNTYECLQREVNVQYKNLPTLDLECLKHKHADKDMAQQNEDEKQNQTKLLTVTHARSLPGHTGFITIATLPPLYARKSEISLQSKD from the exons ATGAAACC caaAATGAGTTTCAACAAAGTAAAAGAAGTCATCGAAGAAGGAGATGTGGTCATTTTATACTTAGGACCCAATAATATGCATTCTTTGGAAGTAAcccaaaaaattgtaaataaaaaaggtaATATGGTTGATAACATCTTTCAAACTATATATGGAGCCCTCAAAGTTTTTTCTCTGGTTGGAGAAAAATATGGTACAAAAGTACAACTTTCACGTGGATGGGGATATGTGCTACAACCAACACCGGAACTTTGGACATTAACAGTTCCCCATAGAACACAAATTATCTATAGCCCCGATATAAGTCTTATTTTGTACTTAATGGATTTAACACCAGGAAACATAATCATTGAGACAG GTACTGGAAGTGGATCCCTCTCACATGCTCTTATTCGCGCTGTTCGTCCACATGGACATCTTTATACATTTGAGTTTCATGAACAACGTGTAAATGTTGCTAATACAGAATTTAAGAGACATGGTCTTAGTAAATTTGTGACGTTAGGTCATAAAGATGTTTGTATAGAAGGATTTggtaaagaattgaaaaacaaGGTAGATGCAATTTTTTTGGATCTCCCACATCCATGGTTAGCAATTGATCATGCACTATGTACTTTAAAAGAATCAG GTGGAAaactttgttctttttcacCTTGCATTGAACAAGTTCAACGTACTTGTGAAAAGTTAATATCAAAAGAATTCATTGAGTTAAATACATATGAGTGCTTACAAAGAGAGGTGaatgtacaatataaaaaCCTTCCTACACTTGATTTGGAATGTCTAAAACATAAG CATGCAGACAAAGATATGGCACAACAAAATGAAGATGAAAAGCAAAATCAAACTAAACTTCTTACCGTAACGCACGCTCGTTCTCTACCTGGTCATACAGGATTTATTACTATTGCTACACTACCCCCGTTATATGCACGAAAATCAGAAATAAGTTTACAGTCCAAAGACTGA
- the LOC128879468 gene encoding tRNA (adenine(58)-N(1))-methyltransferase catalytic subunit TRMT61A isoform X2: MKPKMSFNKVKEVIEEGDVVILYLGPNNMHSLEVTQKIVNKKGTGSGSLSHALIRAVRPHGHLYTFEFHEQRVNVANTEFKRHGLSKFVTLGHKDVCIEGFGKELKNKVDAIFLDLPHPWLAIDHALCTLKESGGKLCSFSPCIEQVQRTCEKLISKEFIELNTYECLQREVNVQYKNLPTLDLECLKHKHADKDMAQQNEDEKQNQTKLLTVTHARSLPGHTGFITIATLPPLYARKSEISLQSKD; this comes from the exons ATGAAACC caaAATGAGTTTCAACAAAGTAAAAGAAGTCATCGAAGAAGGAGATGTGGTCATTTTATACTTAGGACCCAATAATATGCATTCTTTGGAAGTAAcccaaaaaattgtaaataaaaaag GTACTGGAAGTGGATCCCTCTCACATGCTCTTATTCGCGCTGTTCGTCCACATGGACATCTTTATACATTTGAGTTTCATGAACAACGTGTAAATGTTGCTAATACAGAATTTAAGAGACATGGTCTTAGTAAATTTGTGACGTTAGGTCATAAAGATGTTTGTATAGAAGGATTTggtaaagaattgaaaaacaaGGTAGATGCAATTTTTTTGGATCTCCCACATCCATGGTTAGCAATTGATCATGCACTATGTACTTTAAAAGAATCAG GTGGAAaactttgttctttttcacCTTGCATTGAACAAGTTCAACGTACTTGTGAAAAGTTAATATCAAAAGAATTCATTGAGTTAAATACATATGAGTGCTTACAAAGAGAGGTGaatgtacaatataaaaaCCTTCCTACACTTGATTTGGAATGTCTAAAACATAAG CATGCAGACAAAGATATGGCACAACAAAATGAAGATGAAAAGCAAAATCAAACTAAACTTCTTACCGTAACGCACGCTCGTTCTCTACCTGGTCATACAGGATTTATTACTATTGCTACACTACCCCCGTTATATGCACGAAAATCAGAAATAAGTTTACAGTCCAAAGACTGA
- the LOC128879471 gene encoding uncharacterized protein LOC128879471 → MFSFPCLPKDSDRCLKWLEACGTEDLFQLPPSQLRSRVVCGDHFEIHYRVGSKLTSHAVPSCNLPEEEEEHQPVLTVGYQDNVGPKDNMGPKDNVGPMDNVGPKDNVGPKDNVGPKDNVGPGTSRDSDALAYNVLPGSSRGCTVKRNQVQPAIRKGLKGDILKMIRSSNLTKPKKFKIYKAMARILKSARQLRRRRSSVRQRIGKIEHLVQTGVSY, encoded by the exons ATGTTCAGCTTCCCCTGTCTTCCGAAAGACAGCGATAGATGTTTAAAATGGCTTGAAGCTTGTGGAACGGAAGATCTATTCCAACTCCCTCCCAGCCAGTTGAGAAGTCGAGTGGTTTGTGGGGACCACTTCGAAATTCATTACCGCGTTGGATCAAAGCTTACAAGTCATGCAGTACCAAGCTGCAACTTACCAG aagaagaagaagaac aTCAACCTGTGCTCACCGTTGGATACCAGGACAACGTGGGACCTAAGGACAACATGGGACCCAAGGACAACGTGGGACCAATGGACAACGTGGGACCCAAGGACAACGTGGGACCCAAGGACAATGTGGGACCCAAGGACAACGTGGGACCTGGAACCAGCAGAGACTCCGACGCACTTGCCTATAATGTGCTTCCTGGATCATCCAGAG GTTGCACTGTCAAAAGGAATCAAGTTCAACCAGCTATCAGGAAAGGCCTTaaag GTGACATCCTGAAAATGATTAGGTCGAGCAACTTGACCAAACCCAAGAAGTTCAAGATCTACAAGGCTATGGCTAGGATTTTGAAATCTGCGAGGCAATTGAGGCGTCGGAGATCTTCGGTAAGACAACGCATCGGGAAGATTGAGCATCTCGTGCAGACCGGTGTTAGCTATTAG
- the LOC128879469 gene encoding uncharacterized protein LOC128879469 isoform X2, producing the protein MYKHCNCYFILSDTYSKARRKARDAEDTSDLLSEAESSRKRKKTKRFISSETEDSDESMCFPSPPPMPEMKKENEAAATEADSSSNSQEDTTLKYLKIIIQQQHLQRALLTDILGRVEALEQRISKVDTVPEGKRFIFVLPIVYPINTSEDMSLLENYLQDDGNFKDAVTELSQTGGSVNYNFIKRVLTLILSNQLAMGYSWMGRKGKQKFNSTNVAKVLIEAAQQMGLGQVKKDTETSIMLWLRRAAERTRSIAKNL; encoded by the exons atgtataagCATTGTAACTgttatttcatactttcaGATACATACAGCAAGGCAAGGAGGAAAGCCAGAGACGCGGAGGATACCAGCGACTTATTGTCTGAGGCAGAGTCGAGTCGCAAAcgcaaaaaaaccaaaaggtTTATTTCCTCAGAGACCGAGGACTCTGACGAATCGATGTGTTTTCCTTCGCCTCCCCCGATGCcggaaatgaaaaaggaaa ACGAGGCAGCTGCCACTGAAGCAGACTCCAGCAGTAACA GCCAAGAAGACAcgacattaaaatatttaaaaataatcattcaaCAACAGCATTTGCAGCGTGCGCTGCTTACCGATATTTTAGGTCGTGTGGAGGCGTTAGAACAGCGAATATCGAAGGTGGACACAGTCCCAGAGGGTAaacgatttatatttgtattaccGATCGTTTACCCAATAAACACAAGCGAGGATATGTCCTTactggaaaattatttacaggacgatggaaattttaaagatGCG GTAACAGAACTAAGTCAAACTGGCGGGTCTGTtaactacaattttataaaacggGTTTTAACCTTAATTTTAAGCAACCAATTGGCGATGGGGTATAGTTGGATGGGACGAAAagggaaacaaaaatttaattccaccAACGTGGCCAAAGTTTTAATAG aAGCAGCGCAGCAGATGGGTCTGGGTCAGGTGAAGAAAGACACTGAGACTTCAATAATGTTATGGCTGAGGAGGGCTGCCGAACGGACCAGGAGCATTGCAAAAAATTTGTAG
- the LOC128879469 gene encoding uncharacterized protein LOC128879469 isoform X1: MYKHCNCYFILSDTYSKARRKARDAEDTSDLLSEAESSRKRKKTKRFISSETEDSDESMCFPSPPPMPEMKKEMSTQHSIRIDEAAATEADSSSNSQEDTTLKYLKIIIQQQHLQRALLTDILGRVEALEQRISKVDTVPEGKRFIFVLPIVYPINTSEDMSLLENYLQDDGNFKDAVTELSQTGGSVNYNFIKRVLTLILSNQLAMGYSWMGRKGKQKFNSTNVAKVLIEAAQQMGLGQVKKDTETSIMLWLRRAAERTRSIAKNL; this comes from the exons atgtataagCATTGTAACTgttatttcatactttcaGATACATACAGCAAGGCAAGGAGGAAAGCCAGAGACGCGGAGGATACCAGCGACTTATTGTCTGAGGCAGAGTCGAGTCGCAAAcgcaaaaaaaccaaaaggtTTATTTCCTCAGAGACCGAGGACTCTGACGAATCGATGTGTTTTCCTTCGCCTCCCCCGATGCcggaaatgaaaaaggaaa TGTCAACGCAACATTCTATCCGTATAGACGAGGCAGCTGCCACTGAAGCAGACTCCAGCAGTAACA GCCAAGAAGACAcgacattaaaatatttaaaaataatcattcaaCAACAGCATTTGCAGCGTGCGCTGCTTACCGATATTTTAGGTCGTGTGGAGGCGTTAGAACAGCGAATATCGAAGGTGGACACAGTCCCAGAGGGTAaacgatttatatttgtattaccGATCGTTTACCCAATAAACACAAGCGAGGATATGTCCTTactggaaaattatttacaggacgatggaaattttaaagatGCG GTAACAGAACTAAGTCAAACTGGCGGGTCTGTtaactacaattttataaaacggGTTTTAACCTTAATTTTAAGCAACCAATTGGCGATGGGGTATAGTTGGATGGGACGAAAagggaaacaaaaatttaattccaccAACGTGGCCAAAGTTTTAATAG aAGCAGCGCAGCAGATGGGTCTGGGTCAGGTGAAGAAAGACACTGAGACTTCAATAATGTTATGGCTGAGGAGGGCTGCCGAACGGACCAGGAGCATTGCAAAAAATTTGTAG